Proteins encoded together in one Neisseria lactamica window:
- the obgE gene encoding GTPase ObgE, which translates to MKFIDEAKIEVAAGKGGNGATSFRREKFVPRGGPDGGDGGKGGSVWAEADENTNTLVEYRFVKRYQAKNGEKGHGSDRYGAGADDIVLKMPVGTLIRDLDTGEIVADLTYHGQRVCLAKGGKGGLGNIHFKSSVNRAPKQSTPGEEGETRSLQLELKVLADVGLLGMPNAGKSTLITAVSAARPKIANYPFTTLHPNLGVVRIDENHSFVMADIPGLIEGAAEGAGLGHRFLKHLSRTGLLLHVVDLAPFDETANPAEEALAIINELRKYDEELYGKPRWLVLNKLDMLDEEEAQARTEAFLEAIGWDCPEPDDRFQFDIETPRLFQISALTHQGTQELVHQINQYLTEKKRLEAEKAEAEQAAAKAEIAGQQPKTDMGVFKPE; encoded by the coding sequence ATGAAATTCATCGACGAAGCAAAAATCGAAGTCGCCGCAGGCAAAGGCGGTAATGGCGCAACCAGTTTCCGCCGCGAAAAATTCGTACCGCGCGGCGGCCCGGACGGTGGCGACGGCGGCAAAGGCGGTAGCGTCTGGGCGGAAGCCGACGAAAACACCAACACCCTCGTCGAATACCGCTTCGTCAAACGCTACCAAGCCAAAAACGGCGAAAAAGGCCACGGTTCCGACCGTTACGGCGCAGGTGCGGACGACATCGTCCTCAAAATGCCCGTCGGCACACTCATCCGCGACCTCGACACCGGTGAAATCGTCGCCGACCTTACTTACCACGGTCAGCGCGTCTGCCTAGCCAAAGGCGGCAAAGGCGGCTTGGGCAACATCCACTTCAAATCCTCCGTCAACCGCGCCCCGAAACAATCCACGCCCGGCGAAGAAGGCGAAACCCGTTCCCTGCAACTTGAGCTCAAAGTCCTTGCCGATGTCGGCTTATTGGGTATGCCCAACGCCGGCAAATCCACCCTGATTACCGCCGTTTCCGCCGCCCGCCCCAAAATCGCCAACTACCCCTTTACCACCCTGCATCCGAACCTGGGCGTGGTACGCATCGACGAAAACCACAGTTTCGTGATGGCGGACATTCCCGGCCTGATTGAAGGCGCGGCAGAAGGCGCGGGTTTGGGGCATCGTTTCCTCAAACACTTATCGCGCACCGGATTATTGCTGCACGTCGTCGATTTGGCGCCCTTCGACGAAACCGCCAACCCCGCCGAAGAGGCACTCGCCATCATCAACGAATTACGCAAATACGATGAAGAACTTTACGGCAAACCGCGCTGGCTGGTGCTGAACAAACTCGATATGCTCGACGAAGAAGAAGCCCAAGCACGCACCGAAGCTTTCCTTGAAGCCATCGGCTGGGACTGCCCCGAACCGGACGACCGCTTCCAATTCGACATCGAAACCCCGCGCCTCTTCCAAATTAGCGCACTTACCCACCAAGGCACGCAGGAATTGGTACACCAAATCAACCAATACCTGACTGAGAAAAAACGCTTGGAAGCGGAGAAAGCGGAGGCGGAGCAGGCGGCCGCAAAAGCCGAAATTGCCGGGCAGCAGCCGAAAACGGATATGGGCGTGTTTAAACCGGAGTGA
- a CDS encoding exodeoxyribonuclease III, translating into MLKIISANVNGIRSAYKKGFYEYIAASGADIVCVQELKAQEADLSADMKNPHGMHGYWHCAEKRGYSGVAVYGKRKPDNVQIGMGIEEFDREGRFVRCDFGRLSVISLYLPSGSSAEERQQVKYRFLDAFYPMLEAMKNEGRDIVVCGDWNIAHQNIDLKNWKGNQKNSGFLPEEREWIGKVIHKLGWTDMWRTLYPDNPGYTWWSNRGQAYAKDVGWRIDYQMVTPELAAKAVSAHVYKDEKFSDHAPLVVEYDYAAE; encoded by the coding sequence ATGCTTAAAATCATTTCCGCCAACGTCAACGGCATCCGCTCCGCCTACAAAAAAGGTTTTTACGAATACATCGCCGCATCGGGCGCGGATATTGTCTGCGTGCAGGAACTCAAAGCGCAGGAAGCAGATTTGTCTGCCGATATGAAAAATCCGCACGGGATGCACGGCTATTGGCATTGCGCCGAGAAGCGCGGTTACAGCGGCGTGGCGGTGTATGGCAAACGCAAACCCGATAATGTGCAAATCGGTATGGGCATTGAAGAATTCGACCGGGAAGGGCGGTTTGTGCGTTGCGATTTCGGCAGGTTGAGCGTCATTTCGCTTTATTTGCCCAGCGGCAGCAGCGCGGAAGAACGCCAGCAGGTAAAATACCGTTTCCTCGATGCGTTTTACCCTATGCTCGAAGCGATGAAAAACGAAGGGCGCGACATTGTCGTCTGCGGCGACTGGAACATCGCCCACCAAAACATCGACCTGAAAAACTGGAAAGGCAACCAGAAAAATTCGGGCTTCCTGCCCGAAGAGCGCGAGTGGATAGGCAAGGTTATCCACAAACTCGGTTGGACGGATATGTGGCGCACGCTTTATCCCGACAATCCGGGCTACACTTGGTGGAGCAACCGCGGGCAGGCGTATGCGAAAGATGTCGGGTGGCGTATCGATTATCAGATGGTTACGCCCGAACTTGCCGCCAAAGCCGTGTCCGCACATGTTTATAAAGACGAAAAATTTTCCGACCATGCGCCGCTGGTCGTGGAGTATGACTATGCTGCCGAATAA
- the cysS gene encoding cysteine--tRNA ligase, translating to MTTTYNTLTRQKEPFSPIDPENVRMYVCGMTVYDYCHLGHARVMVVFDMIARWLRECGYPLTYVRNITDIDDKIIARAAENGETIGELTARFIQAMHEDADALGVLRPDIEPKATENIPQMIAMIETLIQNGKAYPAANGDVYYAVREFAAYGQLSGKSLDDLRAGERVEVDGFKRDPLDFVLWKAAKAGEPAWESPWGRGRPGWHIECSAMSENLFGNTFDIHGGGADLQFPHHENEIAQSVGATGHTCGHHHAQTHHGQSIASHVKYWLHNGFIRVDGEKMSKSLGNFFTIREVLKQYDPEVVRFFILRAHYRSPLNYSDAHLDDAKGALTRLYTTLKNTPPADPMPSEAGDDYTRRFYVAMNDDFDTVKAVAVLFELAGEVNKTNNAQLAGRLKALGGIIGLLQRDPTEFLQGGAVSDGLSNEEIDDLIARRKQARADKNWAESDRIRDLLNEHKIILEDTAGGTTWRRG from the coding sequence ATGACCACCACCTACAACACCCTAACCCGTCAAAAAGAACCCTTTTCCCCCATCGACCCTGAAAACGTGCGTATGTACGTCTGCGGTATGACCGTTTACGATTACTGCCATTTGGGACACGCCCGCGTGATGGTTGTGTTCGACATGATTGCCCGCTGGTTGCGCGAGTGCGGCTATCCGCTCACTTATGTGCGCAACATCACCGACATCGACGACAAAATCATTGCCCGCGCGGCTGAAAACGGCGAGACCATTGGCGAACTGACCGCGCGTTTCATTCAGGCGATGCACGAAGATGCCGATGCTTTGGGCGTGTTGCGTCCGGACATCGAACCGAAGGCGACGGAAAACATTCCGCAAATGATTGCCATGATTGAAACCCTGATTCAAAACGGCAAGGCTTATCCTGCCGCCAACGGCGACGTTTACTACGCCGTGCGCGAGTTTGCCGCTTACGGCCAATTGTCGGGCAAATCGCTGGACGACCTGCGCGCGGGCGAACGTGTGGAAGTGGACGGTTTCAAACGCGATCCGCTTGATTTTGTGTTGTGGAAAGCGGCGAAAGCAGGCGAGCCGGCATGGGAAAGCCCGTGGGGCAGGGGACGGCCGGGCTGGCACATCGAATGTTCTGCGATGAGTGAAAACCTGTTCGGCAATACCTTCGACATTCACGGCGGCGGCGCGGATTTGCAGTTTCCGCACCACGAAAACGAAATTGCCCAAAGCGTCGGCGCGACGGGGCATACCTGCGGTCATCATCACGCGCAAACCCACCACGGGCAAAGCATCGCCAGCCACGTCAAATACTGGCTGCACAACGGCTTTATCCGTGTGGACGGCGAAAAAATGTCCAAGTCGCTGGGCAACTTCTTCACCATCCGCGAAGTGTTGAAACAATACGACCCGGAAGTCGTGCGCTTCTTTATTTTGCGCGCCCACTACCGCAGCCCGTTGAACTATTCCGACGCGCATTTGGATGATGCGAAAGGCGCGTTGACGCGTTTGTATACGACTTTGAAAAATACGCCGCCCGCCGATCCGATGCCGTCTGAAGCCGGCGATGACTACACGCGCCGCTTTTATGTTGCGATGAATGATGATTTTGATACGGTGAAAGCGGTGGCGGTGTTGTTCGAACTTGCCGGCGAAGTGAACAAAACCAATAACGCGCAACTGGCAGGCCGTCTGAAGGCTTTGGGCGGCATCATTGGTTTGCTGCAACGCGATCCGACCGAGTTCCTGCAAGGCGGCGCGGTTTCAGACGGCCTGTCCAACGAGGAAATCGACGACTTGATCGCCCGGCGCAAACAGGCGCGCGCGGATAAAAACTGGGCGGAATCCGACCGCATCCGCGACCTTCTGAACGAACACAAAATCATTCTGGAAGACACCGCCGGCGGTACGACTTGGCGGCGCGGTTAA
- a CDS encoding bifunctional biotin--[acetyl-CoA-carboxylase] ligase/type III pantothenate kinase has translation MTVLTPRQWRILAELADGLPQHVLQLARMAEMKPQQLNGFWQQMPAHIRGLLRRHDGYWRLVRPLAVFDAEGLRALGERSGFQTALKHECASSNDEILELARTSPDKAHKTVCVTHLQSKGRGRQGRKWSHRLGECLMFSFGRVFDRPQYELGSLSPATAVACRRALLRLGLDVQIKWPNDLVVGRDKLGGILIETVRAGGKTVAVVGIGINFVLPKEVENAASVQSLLQTASRRGSIGAAVLLETLLAELDAVLEQYAEEGFAPFLKEYETANRDHGKAVLLLRDGETVCEGTVRGVDEKGVLHLDTAAGRQTAVSGEISLRPDDRPVSVPKRREPERLLLLDGGNSRLKWAWVENGTFATVGSAPYRDLSPLGAEWAEKADERVRIVGCAVCGESKKAQVQEQLASTIEWLPSSAQALGIRNHYRHPEEHGSDRWFNALGSRRFSRNACVVVSCGTAVTVDALTDDGHYLGGTIMPGFHLMKESLAVRTANLNRPAGKRYPFPTTTSNAIASGMMDAVCGSIMMMHGRLKEKIGAGKPVDVVMTGGGAAKVAEALPPAFLAENTVRVADNLVIHGLLNMIAAEGGESEH, from the coding sequence ATGACGGTTTTAACCCCCCGGCAATGGCGGATTTTGGCGGAACTTGCGGACGGGCTGCCGCAACACGTTCTGCAATTGGCGCGTATGGCGGAGATGAAGCCGCAACAGTTGAACGGTTTTTGGCAGCAGATGCCGGCGCATATACGCGGGCTGCTGCGCCGGCACGACGGTTATTGGCGGCTGGTGCGCCCGCTGGCGGTTTTCGATGCCGAAGGTTTGCGCGCGTTGGGGGAAAGGTCGGGTTTTCAGACGGCATTGAAACACGAGTGCGCGTCCAGCAACGACGAGATATTAGAGCTGGCGCGGACTTCGCCGGACAAGGCGCACAAAACCGTATGCGTGACCCACCTGCAAAGTAAGGGCAGGGGGCGGCAGGGGCGGAAGTGGTCGCACCGTTTGGGCGAGTGCCTGATGTTCAGTTTCGGCCGGGTGTTTGACCGGCCGCAATATGAGCTGGGTTCGCTGTCGCCGGCAACGGCAGTGGCGTGCCGCCGAGCTTTGTTGCGTTTGGGTTTGGACGTGCAGATCAAGTGGCCCAACGATTTGGTCGTGGGGCGCGACAAATTAGGCGGCATCCTGATTGAAACGGTCAGGGCGGGCGGCAAGACGGTTGCCGTCGTCGGCATCGGCATCAATTTTGTCCTGCCCAAGGAAGTGGAAAACGCCGCTTCCGTGCAATCGCTGCTTCAGACGGCATCGCGGCGGGGCAGTATCGGTGCCGCCGTGTTGCTGGAAACATTGTTGGCGGAACTGGACGCGGTGTTGGAACAATATGCGGAAGAAGGGTTCGCGCCGTTTTTAAAGGAATACGAAACGGCCAACCGCGACCACGGCAAGGCGGTATTGCTGTTGCGCGACGGAGAAACCGTGTGCGAAGGCACGGTCAGGGGTGTGGATGAAAAAGGCGTATTGCATTTGGACACTGCGGCGGGCAGGCAAACCGCCGTCAGCGGCGAAATCAGCCTGCGGCCCGATGACAGGCCGGTTTCCGTGCCGAAGCGGCGGGAGCCGGAACGTTTGCTGCTGTTGGACGGCGGCAACAGCCGGCTCAAGTGGGCGTGGGTGGAAAACGGCACGTTCGCAACCGTCGGCAGCGCGCCGTACCGCGATTTGTCGCCTTTGGGCGCGGAGTGGGCGGAAAAGGCGGATGAACGCGTCCGTATTGTCGGTTGCGCCGTGTGCGGGGAATCAAAAAAGGCACAGGTTCAGGAACAGCTCGCAAGTACAATCGAGTGGCTGCCGTCTTCCGCACAGGCTTTGGGCATACGCAACCACTACCGCCACCCCGAAGAACACGGTTCCGACCGCTGGTTCAACGCCTTGGGCAGCCGCCGCTTCAGCCGCAACGCCTGCGTCGTCGTCAGTTGCGGCACGGCGGTAACGGTTGACGCGCTCACCGATGACGGACATTATCTCGGCGGAACCATCATGCCCGGCTTCCACCTGATGAAAGAATCGCTCGCCGTCCGAACCGCCAACCTCAACCGCCCCGCCGGCAAGCGTTACCCTTTCCCGACCACCACAAGCAACGCCATCGCCAGCGGTATGATGGATGCGGTTTGCGGCTCGATAATGATGATGCACGGGCGTTTGAAAGAAAAAATCGGGGCGGGAAAGCCGGTCGATGTCGTGATGACCGGCGGCGGCGCGGCAAAAGTCGCAGAAGCCCTGCCGCCTGCATTTTTGGCGGAAAATACCGTGCGTGTGGCGGACAACCTCGTCATCCACGGGTTGTTGAACATGATTGCCGCCGAAGGCGGGGAATCGGAACATTAA
- the asd gene encoding aspartate-semialdehyde dehydrogenase, with product MKVGFVGWRGMVGSVLMQRMKEENDFAHIPEAFFFTTSNVGGAAPDFGQAAKTLLDANNVAELAKMDIIVTCQGGDYTKSVFQALRDSGWNGYWIDAASSLRMKDDAIIVLDPVNRNVIDNGLKNGVKNYIGGNCTVSLMLMALGGLFQNDLVEWATSMTYQAASGAGAKNMRELINGMGAVHAQVADELADPAGSILDIDRKVSDFLRSEDYPKANFGVPLAGSLIPWIDVDLGNGQSKEEWKGGAETNKILGRSGNPTVIDGLCVRIGSMRCHSQALTLKLKKDLPVSEIEAILAGANDWVKVIPNEKEASIRELTPAKVTGTLSVPVGRIRKLGMGGEYISAFTVGDQLLWGAAEPLRRVLRIVLGSL from the coding sequence ATGAAAGTAGGTTTCGTCGGCTGGCGCGGTATGGTCGGTTCGGTTTTGATGCAGCGTATGAAAGAAGAAAACGACTTCGCCCACATTCCCGAAGCATTTTTCTTTACCACTTCCAACGTCGGCGGCGCAGCCCCTGATTTCGGTCAGGCGGCTAAAACGTTATTGGACGCGAACAACGTTGCCGAACTGGCAAAAATGGACATCATCGTTACCTGCCAAGGCGGCGATTACACCAAATCCGTCTTCCAAGCACTGCGCGACAGCGGCTGGAACGGCTACTGGATTGACGCGGCATCCTCGCTGCGTATGAAAGACGACGCGATTATCGTCCTCGACCCCGTCAACCGCAACGTCATCGACAACGGTTTGAAAAACGGCGTGAAAAACTACATCGGCGGCAACTGTACCGTTTCCCTGATGCTGATGGCGCTGGGCGGCCTGTTCCAAAACGATTTGGTCGAATGGGCGACCAGTATGACCTACCAAGCCGCTTCCGGCGCAGGCGCGAAAAATATGCGCGAACTCATCAACGGTATGGGCGCGGTTCACGCCCAAGTGGCGGATGAGCTTGCCGATCCTGCCGGCTCGATTCTCGACATCGACCGCAAAGTATCCGATTTCCTGCGCAGCGAAGACTATCCGAAAGCCAATTTCGGCGTACCGCTCGCCGGCAGCCTGATTCCGTGGATCGACGTGGACTTGGGCAACGGCCAGTCCAAAGAAGAATGGAAAGGCGGCGCGGAAACCAACAAAATCCTCGGCCGCAGCGGCAATCCGACCGTAATCGACGGCTTATGCGTCCGCATCGGTTCTATGCGCTGCCACAGCCAAGCCCTTACCCTGAAGTTGAAAAAAGACCTGCCCGTTTCCGAAATCGAAGCGATTTTGGCAGGCGCGAACGACTGGGTGAAAGTCATCCCCAACGAAAAAGAAGCCAGCATCCGCGAGCTGACCCCGGCCAAAGTTACCGGCACGCTGTCCGTCCCCGTCGGACGCATCCGCAAACTGGGTATGGGCGGCGAATACATCAGCGCGTTCACCGTCGGCGACCAACTTTTGTGGGGCGCGGCCGAACCGCTGCGCCGCGTGCTGCGTATCGTGTTGGGCAGCCTGTAA
- a CDS encoding AAA family ATPase has translation MSSNQYIQSLELTNFTVLPNDTFKFSENLNIIVAENGCGKTHLLKILYSLLEVTSNTKNRLLKTELQKSFADKLLNVFRPDSLGRLSKRLQGRGRTEIVLKLQNGTTHSSLNFSSNSSSQVNVQSIGLKEDEYTPTPIFLPSRELITLCPWFISLYQNQSIPFEETWFDTCTQLNHPLAKGPRETKIRELLEPIENAMGGKVSEEQGRFYLSLTNKSGKIEAPLVAEGLRKFVMIARLIATGALLDKGYLFWDEPEANLNPKLIKVAARIIWSLSQQGIQVFIATHSLFLLRELEILKVKEKNISSRYFSLIASEGDVKLEQADDTTDLSTIVALNENLAQSERYLDI, from the coding sequence ATGTCATCTAACCAATATATCCAGTCGCTTGAGTTGACAAACTTTACCGTTCTTCCAAACGATACTTTTAAATTTTCTGAAAATCTCAATATTATTGTTGCCGAAAACGGTTGTGGCAAAACACATTTGTTAAAAATTTTATACAGCCTGCTAGAAGTAACATCTAACACCAAAAACAGATTACTGAAAACAGAATTGCAAAAAAGTTTTGCCGATAAATTACTGAATGTTTTCCGTCCCGATTCCTTGGGCAGGTTGAGCAAACGTTTGCAGGGGCGAGGGCGTACGGAAATTGTTTTAAAACTGCAAAACGGCACTACGCATAGTAGTCTGAATTTCTCCAGCAATTCATCATCGCAAGTTAATGTTCAAAGCATCGGATTGAAAGAAGATGAATACACTCCGACACCTATCTTCTTACCCAGCCGCGAATTAATTACACTTTGCCCTTGGTTCATTTCCTTATATCAAAACCAAAGCATCCCTTTTGAAGAAACTTGGTTTGATACTTGTACGCAATTAAATCACCCGCTCGCCAAAGGTCCCAGAGAAACAAAAATTCGAGAATTGCTCGAACCTATTGAGAATGCGATGGGGGGAAAAGTATCTGAAGAACAAGGAAGGTTTTATCTATCGCTGACAAACAAGAGTGGTAAGATTGAAGCTCCTTTGGTAGCAGAGGGTTTGCGGAAATTTGTCATGATTGCCCGGTTAATCGCAACAGGGGCTTTGCTGGATAAAGGTTATCTATTTTGGGATGAGCCTGAAGCCAATCTGAATCCTAAATTGATCAAAGTGGCTGCCCGTATTATTTGGTCTTTATCTCAGCAAGGCATTCAAGTCTTTATTGCCACGCACTCTTTATTTTTATTGAGAGAGCTTGAGATCCTCAAAGTAAAGGAGAAAAACATATCAAGCCGTTATTTTTCATTGATTGCAAGTGAAGGTGATGTAAAACTGGAACAAGCCGACGATACAACTGATTTATCAACCATTGTCGCTCTTAATGAAAATCTTGCACAATCAGAAAGATATCTAGATATTTAA
- a CDS encoding SPOR domain-containing protein, translated as MKWLFTLLAVLNIAVFGGTVGYKLAVKAAGGVPENRAVENTPLATPAAGNAAASVEDTAALLKQGDILSEEQAEQLRLKKEAEQKKLKEKKQREEKARREKLAAEKAQAERENGAADALCAAQASLTMDEDDYHRIKGLLGKWSHVASRSVEKRTAQAKSAGKIYRVVLPVSADAENQAAELSAKGFNPIPFDGALSLGVGSSRENAQALQNRLAGAGFGGAHIVERAAETGRQDDSLSVSRMTVLFTGVNASDADEIRKITSPYGKLNLKSCK; from the coding sequence ATGAAATGGCTCTTTACCCTTTTGGCGGTACTCAATATTGCCGTATTCGGCGGCACGGTGGGTTATAAATTAGCCGTTAAAGCGGCGGGCGGCGTGCCGGAAAACCGGGCCGTCGAAAACACGCCCCTCGCAACGCCCGCCGCCGGCAATGCGGCTGCATCCGTGGAGGATACGGCGGCACTGCTCAAACAGGGCGACATCCTGAGCGAAGAACAGGCGGAGCAGTTGCGCTTGAAGAAAGAAGCGGAGCAGAAAAAGCTCAAAGAGAAAAAACAGCGCGAGGAAAAAGCCCGCCGCGAAAAACTCGCCGCCGAAAAGGCGCAGGCGGAACGCGAAAACGGTGCGGCGGATGCCTTATGCGCCGCGCAGGCAAGCCTCACGATGGACGAAGACGACTACCACCGGATCAAAGGGCTTTTGGGCAAATGGTCGCACGTTGCCAGCAGAAGCGTCGAAAAACGCACCGCCCAAGCCAAATCCGCCGGCAAAATCTACCGCGTCGTCCTGCCCGTTTCCGCCGATGCCGAAAATCAGGCGGCGGAGCTGTCTGCCAAAGGTTTCAACCCCATACCGTTTGACGGCGCATTAAGTTTGGGTGTCGGCAGCAGCCGGGAAAACGCCCAAGCCCTGCAAAACCGGCTTGCCGGCGCGGGATTCGGCGGGGCGCATATTGTCGAACGCGCTGCGGAAACCGGCCGGCAGGACGATTCTTTGAGCGTGTCGCGTATGACGGTTTTGTTTACCGGCGTGAATGCTTCCGATGCGGACGAAATCCGTAAAATCACGTCCCCATACGGCAAACTGAACCTCAAGTCTTGCAAATAG
- the rfaE2 gene encoding D-glycero-beta-D-manno-heptose 1-phosphate adenylyltransferase: MVDAWSVPDFESKICPPESLAARLALLPRPLVFTNGCFDILHRGHVTYLAQARSMGGALVLALNTDASVRRLGKGGDRPINPLENRAAVAAALESVDLVTWFDEDTPAALIEAVKPEILVKGGDWAADKIVGAAETLARGGKVFSIPFLHQTSTTKTLAKIRAAEGGK, from the coding sequence ATGGTTGACGCTTGGTCTGTCCCTGATTTTGAATCGAAAATCTGTCCGCCCGAGTCGTTGGCGGCGCGTTTGGCGTTGTTGCCGCGCCCGCTGGTGTTTACCAACGGCTGTTTCGACATCCTCCACAGGGGGCATGTTACTTATCTGGCGCAGGCGCGTTCGATGGGGGGTGCGTTGGTGCTGGCGTTGAATACGGATGCTTCGGTACGCCGTTTGGGCAAGGGCGGCGACCGCCCGATTAATCCTTTGGAAAACCGTGCCGCCGTTGCCGCCGCGTTGGAAAGTGTGGATTTGGTAACGTGGTTTGACGAGGATACGCCGGCGGCGTTGATTGAGGCGGTCAAACCTGAGATTTTGGTCAAGGGCGGCGATTGGGCTGCGGATAAGATTGTCGGGGCGGCGGAAACGCTGGCGCGCGGCGGCAAGGTGTTTTCAATTCCGTTTCTGCACCAGACTTCGACGACGAAGACTTTGGCGAAAATCCGTGCGGCAGAGGGCGGAAAATGA
- the folD gene encoding bifunctional methylenetetrahydrofolate dehydrogenase/methenyltetrahydrofolate cyclohydrolase FolD, with amino-acid sequence MSAQLINGKEVSQKRLEAVAEAVAQRQQDNLHTPCLAVVLVGGDPASAVYVRNKKTACQKCGIKSLSYELPESTSQEELLALVDRLNADSEVDGILVQLPLPKHLDSQAVLERISPDKDVDGFHPYNVGRLAVKMPLMRPCTPKGVMTLLEAYGIDPKGKKAVVVGASNIVGRPQALELLLARATVTICHSATENLADEVAAADILVVGVGIPNFVKGKWIKPGAVVIDVGINRLDDGSLCGDVEFETAKEQAAMITPVPGGVGPMTIATLMENTLHAASLHDA; translated from the coding sequence ATGTCGGCACAATTAATCAACGGTAAGGAAGTTTCACAAAAGCGTTTGGAAGCGGTTGCCGAAGCGGTGGCGCAACGCCAACAGGACAATCTGCACACGCCTTGCCTGGCCGTGGTTTTGGTCGGAGGCGACCCTGCCAGCGCGGTTTATGTGCGCAACAAGAAAACAGCCTGCCAAAAATGCGGCATCAAATCACTGTCTTATGAGCTGCCCGAATCAACATCGCAGGAAGAACTGTTGGCATTGGTCGACCGCCTGAATGCCGATTCCGAAGTGGACGGTATTCTGGTTCAGCTTCCACTGCCGAAGCATCTCGACAGCCAGGCAGTCTTGGAACGTATTTCGCCGGATAAGGACGTGGACGGCTTCCATCCTTACAATGTGGGCAGGCTTGCAGTCAAAATGCCGCTGATGCGCCCGTGTACGCCCAAGGGCGTGATGACGCTCTTGGAAGCTTACGGCATTGATCCGAAGGGGAAAAAAGCGGTCGTGGTCGGCGCATCGAATATTGTCGGCCGCCCGCAGGCTTTGGAACTGCTGCTGGCGCGCGCAACGGTAACAATCTGCCACAGCGCGACCGAAAATCTGGCAGACGAGGTTGCCGCCGCCGATATTTTGGTGGTCGGCGTGGGGATTCCGAACTTTGTCAAAGGCAAATGGATCAAACCCGGCGCGGTCGTTATCGATGTAGGCATCAACCGTTTGGACGACGGCAGCCTGTGCGGCGACGTGGAATTTGAAACGGCAAAAGAACAGGCGGCGATGATTACGCCCGTTCCCGGCGGTGTGGGCCCGATGACGATTGCCACATTGATGGAAAATACCCTGCACGCGGCTTCGCTGCACGATGCTTGA
- a CDS encoding alpha/beta hydrolase, producing MQGFELEDLTLWLIRDAGEDQMWIDRWAVSYPVVQMSEASANSSTEAWQTALQTAFERIQGRHIAVVAHGAGAAAFLAWLYRADILTRKKIANIILVPQRPDVFPDDAEHTFQRVRCPCRAALVVSEHGGVPHGWAQKQADLWNARLLVSPHSGSLNGMLGGWQWGMKLMQEMLLA from the coding sequence ATGCAGGGTTTCGAACTCGAAGATTTGACGCTTTGGCTGATACGCGATGCCGGAGAGGATCAGATGTGGATAGACCGTTGGGCGGTCAGTTATCCCGTCGTGCAGATGTCCGAAGCATCCGCAAACAGCAGCACGGAAGCGTGGCAAACCGCGCTTCAGACGGCATTCGAACGGATACAGGGCAGACATATCGCCGTTGTTGCACACGGAGCGGGCGCGGCCGCATTTTTGGCGTGGCTGTATCGGGCAGACATCCTGACACGGAAGAAAATCGCCAACATCATCCTTGTACCGCAGCGTCCCGATGTTTTTCCCGACGATGCGGAACACACTTTCCAACGCGTCCGCTGTCCCTGCCGTGCCGCATTGGTGGTGTCCGAACACGGCGGCGTGCCGCACGGTTGGGCGCAAAAACAGGCGGATTTGTGGAACGCCCGCCTGTTGGTTTCCCCGCATTCGGGCAGTTTGAACGGTATGCTCGGCGGCTGGCAGTGGGGTATGAAGCTGATGCAGGAAATGTTGCTGGCGTGA
- a CDS encoding RDD family protein translates to MEEKNDYTDAASDNRNGQEIEVGIAGAGDRILAALLNQLFTFLVLLVPFVGLIAFAIKNEGRIVGSEEIVGLLLGTTSFWVGLAGILAYTVVQIYYMSRDGQSLGKKIMRIRVLKTDGRNPGFVGTVLVREIAWSVLVAIIAAVIGLAVGDNGENAINLLAFLANFVLLFMVKRDRRTLYDILADTVVVKLPK, encoded by the coding sequence ATGGAAGAAAAAAACGACTACACCGACGCGGCATCCGACAACCGCAACGGGCAGGAAATTGAAGTCGGAATTGCCGGCGCAGGCGACCGGATACTTGCGGCCTTGCTGAACCAATTGTTTACCTTTTTAGTTTTGTTGGTGCCGTTTGTCGGACTGATTGCCTTCGCCATCAAGAATGAAGGCAGAATCGTCGGCAGTGAGGAAATAGTCGGACTGCTTTTGGGCACAACTTCCTTTTGGGTAGGACTGGCGGGCATTTTGGCGTACACCGTCGTCCAAATCTACTATATGAGCCGGGACGGGCAGTCATTGGGTAAGAAAATCATGAGAATCAGGGTGTTGAAAACCGACGGCCGCAATCCCGGTTTTGTCGGCACGGTTTTGGTACGCGAAATCGCATGGTCGGTTTTGGTTGCCATTATTGCCGCCGTTATCGGTCTTGCAGTAGGTGACAACGGAGAAAACGCTATCAACCTGCTGGCATTTCTTGCCAACTTTGTCCTGCTCTTTATGGTCAAACGCGACCGCCGCACGCTTTACGACATACTGGCGGATACGGTTGTCGTCAAGCTGCCCAAATAA